The Arthrobacter sp. NicSoilC5 genome has a window encoding:
- a CDS encoding DUF2177 family protein, protein MSPRTKNWLTAYVVSALIFAVLDVVWILLVANPLYRSQIGHLLGAKTNLPGAVLFYVIFVAGMVHYGIRPNDSRATLRQRVTGAALFGFFTYATWALTGFAVLKDFTALVAVTDILWGAAACSLVTWVTASILRRRLMKPAAA, encoded by the coding sequence ATGAGCCCCCGCACCAAGAACTGGCTGACCGCCTACGTTGTCAGCGCCCTGATTTTCGCCGTGCTGGATGTGGTGTGGATCCTGCTGGTGGCCAACCCGCTCTACCGGAGCCAGATCGGCCACTTGCTGGGGGCCAAGACCAACCTGCCTGGCGCGGTGCTGTTCTATGTCATCTTCGTGGCGGGAATGGTGCACTACGGCATCCGGCCCAACGACTCCCGGGCTACGCTGCGGCAGCGGGTCACCGGCGCTGCGCTGTTCGGGTTCTTCACCTACGCCACCTGGGCGCTGACCGGGTTCGCCGTGCTGAAGGACTTCACCGCGCTGGTGGCCGTGACGGACATTCTCTGGGGCGCCGCGGCCTGCAGCCTGGTCACCTGGGTCACGGCCAGCATCCTGCGGCGGCGGCTCATGAAGCCTGCTGCGGCCTGA
- a CDS encoding universal stress protein: MAGTGSFLIIVGFDGSEHSQAALAWALDEAPRRNGQLRLITAWNKPAMAWYPAVLETAAGEIAAEASPEQIARTLQNEALKSAEDAGVPAAGQLVNTHSPASAILDAANDADLIVIGSRGHGGFPGLHMGSVSAQVVNYAQCPVLVVHTRA, translated from the coding sequence ATGGCCGGCACCGGTTCGTTCTTGATAATTGTGGGTTTTGACGGTTCCGAACATTCCCAGGCAGCACTGGCCTGGGCCTTGGACGAGGCACCCCGGCGCAACGGGCAGCTCCGCCTGATTACCGCCTGGAACAAGCCGGCGATGGCGTGGTATCCGGCTGTCCTGGAAACGGCGGCGGGTGAAATTGCGGCCGAAGCGTCTCCGGAGCAAATCGCCCGGACACTCCAAAATGAGGCGCTGAAGTCCGCCGAAGATGCAGGCGTACCGGCAGCAGGGCAGCTGGTGAACACGCATTCACCGGCGTCGGCAATTCTCGATGCCGCCAATGACGCGGACCTCATAGTCATCGGTTCCCGGGGGCATGGAGGATTTCCCGGTTTGCACATGGGTTCTGTCTCAGCCCAGGTGGTCAACTACGCCCAATGTCCTGTCCTGGTGGTCCATACCAGGGCATGA
- a CDS encoding DUF1295 domain-containing protein, translated as MNEKSRKALISTIIAVVVAVLIALAGSQGGSRIGGFPVFALAVAIAFVIQWLVFIPSYKAQTEKFYDLTGALTYISITVFLVLASPGVDARGMLLAAMVVLWAARLGSFLFLRISKHGKDDRFDELKPDFFRFLNTWTIQGLWVVLTAALAWVAITSDKKVGLDWFFWVGLLVWLVGITIETAADLQKNRFKDDPANKGRFISTGLWAKSRHPNYFGEITLWVGVAIIALPVLQGWQWAALISPVFVALLLIKGSGVPPLEKKADKKWGGQADYEEYKRNTPVLVPKLK; from the coding sequence GTGAACGAAAAGAGCCGCAAGGCCCTCATCAGCACCATCATCGCCGTGGTGGTGGCGGTGCTCATCGCCCTCGCCGGAAGCCAAGGCGGGTCCAGGATCGGCGGGTTCCCTGTGTTCGCACTGGCGGTCGCCATTGCCTTCGTGATCCAGTGGCTGGTTTTCATCCCGTCCTACAAGGCGCAGACGGAGAAGTTCTACGACCTCACCGGCGCCCTGACCTACATCTCCATCACGGTGTTCCTGGTGCTGGCGTCCCCCGGCGTGGATGCCCGCGGCATGCTGCTGGCGGCCATGGTGGTGCTGTGGGCCGCGCGGCTGGGCAGCTTCCTGTTCCTGCGGATCAGCAAGCACGGCAAGGACGACCGCTTTGACGAACTCAAGCCGGACTTCTTCCGCTTCCTGAACACCTGGACCATCCAGGGCCTGTGGGTGGTGCTCACCGCGGCGCTCGCGTGGGTGGCCATCACGTCGGACAAGAAGGTGGGCCTGGACTGGTTTTTCTGGGTCGGCCTGCTGGTGTGGCTCGTGGGCATCACCATCGAGACCGCGGCGGACCTGCAGAAGAACCGGTTCAAGGACGATCCCGCCAACAAGGGCCGCTTCATCAGCACCGGCCTGTGGGCCAAGTCCCGCCACCCCAACTACTTCGGCGAGATCACGCTGTGGGTGGGTGTCGCCATCATCGCCCTTCCCGTCCTGCAGGGCTGGCAGTGGGCGGCGCTGATCTCCCCGGTGTTCGTTGCCCTGCTGCTGATCAAGGGAAGCGGCGTGCCGCCCTTGGAGAAGAAGGCGGACAAGAAGTGGGGCGGCCAGGCCGACTACGAGGAGTACAAGAGGAACACTCCTGTCCTAGTGCCCAAGCTAAAGTAG
- a CDS encoding Hsp20/alpha crystallin family protein: MSDLLKWSPFSSSRRTSPFTAVLRSPSDLLDSVERMFDSAAGPAPIRVDEYVDGKTLVVRAEMPGVDPDKDIEVTMDEGYLRIRAERQEKEEHKEKGRYRSEFRYGSFSRNIPLPDGVKEEDIKATYTNGVLEVRAPLPDEAQATEPKKLPITRG, translated from the coding sequence GTGTCTGATCTGCTCAAATGGTCCCCGTTCTCCAGCTCCCGGAGGACCTCCCCGTTCACCGCCGTATTGCGGTCCCCCTCTGACCTGCTGGACTCCGTGGAGCGTATGTTCGACTCCGCAGCGGGGCCCGCCCCCATCCGCGTCGATGAGTATGTCGACGGTAAAACCCTGGTGGTGCGGGCCGAAATGCCCGGCGTAGACCCTGACAAAGACATCGAAGTCACCATGGACGAGGGCTACCTCCGGATCCGCGCCGAGCGCCAGGAAAAGGAAGAGCACAAAGAGAAGGGCCGCTACCGCTCAGAGTTCCGTTACGGATCCTTCAGCCGGAACATCCCGCTCCCCGACGGAGTAAAGGAAGAAGACATCAAGGCCACCTACACGAACGGGGTCCTGGAAGTCCGCGCGCCGCTTCCCGACGAAGCGCAGGCCACAGAACCGAAGAAGCTTCCCATCACCCGTGGCTAG
- a CDS encoding IS481 family transposase translates to MSHRNAFLAHSGRLQLARCIVVDGWPLRRAAERFNVSVPTAARWSRRYLELGEAGLEDRRSRPLTCPHRTRVRTERRVLGLRVNRRWGPARIAYHLRLNVSTVHRILSRYLCPPLRFTDPATGIRVRGRDRANRYEYAWPGEMIHVDIKKLGRIPNGGGHRIHGRVQGEANSRARNVAEGRPKDRGQVRGYTFLHHAVDDHSRFVYSEILPDETKETASAFMRNAIAAFAAQGVKIQRVLTDNGACYRSRAFAAVLGEAGIRHKRTRPYRPQTNGKVERFNRILQEEWAYAKAYSSEAERQSCYPDFIEYYNQRRPHTALKGASPASRVTNQPG, encoded by the coding sequence GTGTCCCACCGTAACGCGTTTTTGGCTCATTCGGGTCGTCTGCAGCTGGCCCGGTGCATTGTGGTGGATGGGTGGCCGTTACGCCGGGCTGCTGAGCGGTTCAACGTCTCCGTCCCGACGGCCGCGCGCTGGTCCCGCCGCTACCTGGAACTGGGCGAGGCAGGGCTGGAGGACCGCAGGAGCCGGCCCCTGACCTGCCCGCACAGGACCCGGGTGCGCACCGAGCGGCGCGTGCTGGGGCTGCGGGTGAACCGGCGCTGGGGTCCGGCACGGATCGCCTACCACCTGCGTCTGAACGTCTCCACGGTGCACCGCATCCTGAGCCGCTACCTTTGTCCGCCGCTGCGGTTCACCGACCCGGCAACAGGGATCAGGGTCCGTGGCCGGGACCGCGCCAACCGGTACGAATATGCCTGGCCGGGGGAAATGATCCATGTGGACATCAAGAAGCTCGGCCGGATCCCCAACGGTGGTGGACACCGCATCCACGGGCGGGTGCAGGGCGAAGCGAACTCCAGGGCCCGGAACGTCGCGGAAGGCCGGCCCAAGGACCGCGGCCAGGTTCGCGGCTACACCTTCCTGCACCACGCCGTGGATGACCATTCCCGGTTCGTGTACTCCGAGATCCTGCCGGACGAAACCAAAGAGACCGCGTCGGCGTTCATGCGCAACGCCATCGCCGCGTTTGCCGCCCAGGGCGTCAAAATCCAGAGGGTGCTCACGGACAACGGCGCTTGCTACCGCTCCCGCGCCTTCGCAGCAGTCCTGGGCGAAGCCGGGATCAGGCACAAACGCACCCGGCCGTACCGGCCCCAAACCAACGGCAAGGTCGAACGCTTCAACCGCATCCTGCAAGAAGAATGGGCCTACGCCAAGGCCTACAGCTCAGAAGCCGAACGGCAATCCTGCTACCCCGACTTCATCGAGTACTACAATCAGCGCAGGCCACACACTGCACTCAAAGGCGCCTCACCCGCCAGCCGTGTCACCAACCAACCGGGTTAG
- a CDS encoding TerC family protein, giving the protein MQVTPLVWIITIAVTILFFVYEFFAHVRKPHEPSIGESARWSAFYIGLALVFGAGIGMVSGWTYGGEYFAGYLTEKALSVDNLFVFLIVMTGFAVPKKYQQKVLMVGIIIALILRGGFIAIGATLIENFSWVFYIFGALLLFLAYKQAFGGHDVNPADGKFMKLVRRVLPVTPDYHRDRLTVKLDGKRFVTPMMLTIIAIGFVDLIFAVDSIPAIYGLTSEAYIVFTANAFALMGLRQLFFLIGGLLERLVYLAQGLAVILAFIGVKLVFHALHVNELSFINGGQPLLWVPEIPIWFSLLFIGATILVATVASLAKTRRRPGSGGGHAVTGDVDARAGEDSDTPAGAR; this is encoded by the coding sequence ATGCAGGTAACACCCCTCGTCTGGATCATCACCATTGCTGTGACCATCCTGTTCTTCGTTTACGAGTTCTTCGCCCACGTCCGCAAACCCCACGAACCGTCCATCGGTGAATCGGCGCGCTGGTCGGCGTTCTACATCGGGCTCGCGCTGGTGTTCGGCGCCGGGATCGGAATGGTGTCCGGCTGGACGTACGGCGGCGAGTACTTCGCCGGGTACCTCACCGAAAAAGCCCTGTCCGTGGACAACCTGTTCGTCTTCCTCATCGTGATGACCGGGTTCGCCGTTCCCAAGAAGTACCAGCAGAAGGTGCTGATGGTGGGCATCATCATCGCCCTCATCCTCCGCGGCGGGTTCATCGCCATTGGCGCCACCCTGATCGAAAACTTCTCCTGGGTGTTCTACATCTTCGGCGCCCTGCTGCTCTTCCTCGCGTACAAGCAGGCCTTCGGCGGCCACGACGTCAACCCGGCTGACGGCAAATTCATGAAACTGGTCCGCCGTGTCCTGCCGGTCACCCCGGACTACCACCGGGACCGGCTCACCGTGAAGCTGGACGGCAAGCGGTTCGTGACGCCGATGATGCTCACCATCATCGCGATCGGGTTTGTGGACCTGATCTTCGCCGTTGACTCGATCCCCGCGATCTACGGCCTGACCAGCGAAGCGTACATCGTCTTCACGGCCAACGCCTTCGCCCTCATGGGCCTGCGGCAGCTGTTCTTCCTTATCGGCGGCCTGCTGGAGCGCCTCGTCTACCTCGCGCAGGGCCTCGCCGTCATCCTCGCGTTCATCGGCGTCAAGCTGGTCTTCCACGCGCTGCACGTCAACGAGCTCTCCTTCATCAATGGCGGCCAGCCGCTCCTCTGGGTGCCCGAGATCCCCATCTGGTTCTCCCTGCTGTTCATCGGCGCCACGATCCTGGTGGCCACGGTGGCCAGCCTGGCCAAGACCCGCCGCCGTCCCGGCAGCGGGGGCGGACATGCAGTCACAGGTGACGTTGATGCCCGCGCAGGCGAGGACTCGGATACGCCGGCTGGGGCCCGCTAG
- a CDS encoding MBL fold metallo-hydrolase, with the protein MGEQHSPMLQFLGATDTVTGSRYLVRSQGHQVLVDCGLFQGYKLLRDRNRIPFHVTPADIDAVVLTHAHLDHSGYVPALVRDGFHGPVYATPGTAELCTLLLPDSGYLQEEEARYADHRASSSHHPPRPLYTAEDAVRSLNNFKTRDFDRPFPLPGGIEASFLPAGHILGAAQVHLKVAGRTIHFTGDLGRAHDPLMYAPCGLEPVDVLVTESTYGNRAHPAGDPETELGEIITRVAKRQGVILIAAFAVGRAETVLLHISRLLARHAIPSIPVYLNSPMAIDASDMYQRHREEHRLKPHEFEAMYKVATPVRSPDESKLLNLRGGPMIIISASGMLTGGRILHHLTAYGPDRRNAIILSGYQAGGTRGASLAAGQQHLRIYGQDVSIEAEVIQMEGLSAHADSDELIQWMKAAPQAPAMTYITHGEPDASDALRARIKRQLGWRVRVPEHMETISLDKPR; encoded by the coding sequence ATGGGAGAACAGCATTCCCCGATGCTGCAGTTTCTCGGCGCCACGGACACGGTGACGGGTTCCCGGTACCTGGTCCGTTCACAAGGACACCAGGTCCTGGTCGATTGCGGGCTCTTCCAGGGCTACAAGCTCCTCCGCGACCGTAACCGCATACCGTTCCATGTCACGCCGGCCGACATCGATGCAGTCGTCCTCACCCATGCCCACCTGGACCACAGCGGGTATGTCCCTGCCTTGGTGCGCGACGGTTTCCACGGTCCCGTCTATGCAACACCTGGTACCGCAGAACTGTGTACCCTGCTGCTTCCTGACAGCGGCTACCTTCAGGAAGAGGAAGCCCGCTACGCAGATCACAGGGCGTCATCATCCCACCATCCCCCCAGGCCCCTGTACACCGCCGAAGATGCCGTCCGTTCACTCAACAACTTCAAGACCCGGGACTTTGACCGCCCGTTCCCCCTGCCCGGAGGAATCGAAGCATCATTCCTTCCCGCCGGCCACATCCTCGGCGCCGCACAGGTGCATCTCAAAGTGGCCGGACGCACCATCCACTTCACGGGAGACCTCGGGCGCGCCCATGACCCCCTGATGTACGCGCCGTGCGGCCTTGAGCCCGTGGATGTGCTGGTCACGGAATCCACCTACGGGAACCGTGCACACCCGGCAGGAGATCCTGAGACTGAACTGGGGGAAATCATTACCAGGGTGGCCAAGCGGCAAGGAGTCATCCTGATCGCAGCGTTCGCTGTGGGCCGGGCCGAAACAGTGCTGCTGCACATCTCGCGCCTCCTGGCGAGACACGCAATCCCCTCCATCCCGGTCTACCTCAACAGCCCGATGGCCATCGATGCTTCCGACATGTACCAGCGCCACCGCGAAGAACACCGGCTCAAGCCACACGAATTCGAGGCCATGTACAAGGTGGCGACGCCTGTCCGCAGCCCTGATGAGTCCAAACTGCTCAATCTCCGCGGCGGCCCCATGATCATCATTTCCGCCAGCGGCATGCTCACCGGCGGCAGGATCCTGCACCACCTCACTGCCTATGGACCTGACAGGCGCAACGCCATCATTCTCAGCGGCTACCAGGCAGGGGGAACCCGGGGCGCCTCCCTCGCCGCAGGCCAACAGCACCTCCGGATCTACGGCCAGGACGTCAGTATCGAGGCGGAGGTCATCCAGATGGAAGGGCTGTCCGCTCATGCGGACTCCGACGAACTGATCCAGTGGATGAAGGCCGCGCCCCAAGCGCCGGCAATGACCTACATCACCCACGGAGAGCCGGATGCCTCTGATGCCCTCCGGGCCAGGATCAAACGTCAGCTCGGTTGGAGGGTCCGCGTCCCGGAGCACATGGAAACCATCTCACTGGACAAGCCGCGTTGA